AACGGGGAGATTGCGGCAGCATAGATGCCACGAATTGCTTTGGTCATAGGTCTAGCCTTCTACGCTCATTTTACTGTTTTCGGGTCCTTGGGGCCGTTGCCCATCGACACAACAACTTTGATCGCATCATCGATGCGTTCGCGCGCATATTTCAACGCTGTCGGTAGCTCTTCCATGGAAAACGTGTGGGTGTGAACCAGTCGGGCATCGAACCGCTTTTCCGCCATGAACGCCATAGCGCGGTGCGTCGCGGAACGTCCTTCGCCGCGAATACCGTAGAGATAGATATTGTTCACCGCCAAATAGCCAAGGTCGAACTTAACCGGTTCCTTTGGGAAGGCCGCGAGGCAAATGCGTCCGCCACGGTTGGTCATCTTGACCGCTTGATTTGTTGTAGTCTCGTTGCCTGCGCAATCAACGACGTAATCCGCGCCTTTGCCTGTCAATTCCATGACCCGCGCGACCACGTCTTCGTTGCGCGCATCAATAACGTAGTCCGCACCCAGTTTGCGACCGATCTCATTGCGGTTTTCACGCGTTCCCACAAGGATAACAGGCGATGCACCAAGGGATTTCGCCACGGCAACTGCCAGCAGCCCAATCGGGCCGGGCCCGATAACGACGACACTTTCGCCGGCAACTAATCCGCCAAGTTCGGTCAGTCCGTACATGGATGTGCCCGCGGTGACGACCAACGTGGCTTCTTCGTCGGACATATCGTCGGGCACACGGATCATCGTGTTGATGTTGTTGACTGCATATTGCGCAAAGCCACCGTCTGTCGTGAACCCATTGGCGCGGTGGCCCTTGTCGACGTCACCGTAGTTTTTGCCGTAGTTGTGGCACGAGGTGTACATGCCCATGCGACAGCGTTTGCACTGTCCACAACCTGCGTGGATTTCAACCGTGACACGGTCGCCGATTTCGAATTCATCCACCCCAGGCCCTAGCGCGGCAATTGTGCCCATGTATTCATGGCCGGGCGTGTAGTTTTTGTTGAAGGGCGCGCCGCCTTCGATCAAAGCGGGCGTTCCGTATTTCAGGATTTCCAAGTCGGTCGCGCAAATCGCAACCGCATCGATCCGCACCAGCGCCTCGGCTTTTCCAGGGGCAGGGATAACCTTTTCGGTCAGCGTCAGCTCTTCAGGGTCTCCAAGAACCCATGCCTTCATTTCGTTTGGCAAAGGCATATTTGGGGACGTCTTTACAGCTTTCCATTCAGGAGTTTCGCGGGTCATGCGGGGCCTCTAATAATCAGTGATCTTTATGTATAATGGTCAACCAATTTTGATTGAGCGCGCTGAGTCGTTGAGTAAGGATAATGCTGCAATAATGGGCTGTATAGGTGTAATGGGTAGAAAATTCGAATTTAAGTGAATCGCAATGATTCCGCATTGGTTGACCAGTTGGTTGTGATTAGTTTGGTTGTGAGGGCTTGTCAGCCGATGCAAACGCCCTAATATCGAAGCGACGCTATTATCAACGACTCCACATTCCGGACTTACGCAGGACAAACCAAATGATTGATCTTTACACTTGGACGACACCGAATGGCCGTAAGGTTTCTATTTTGCTTGAAGAACTGGGCATCCCTTATACCGCGCATCCAGTCGACATTTCTAAGGACGAGCAGTTTGATCCTGACTTTTTGAAGATCGCGCCGAACAATCGAATTCCAGCGATTGTTGATCAGGACAACGGCATGTCCTTGATGGAGACGGGTGCGATCATGCTGTATCTGGCCAACAAGCATAAGCAGTTCACCTGCGAGGGTGATGAATATTGGCGCATGGTTGAATGGTTGATGTGGCAAATGGGTGGTCTTGGCCCGATGTTGGGGCAGGTTCACCACTTCGTAAAATACAACAAAGGTAAGTCTGAGTACGGCGAACAGCGCTATTCCACAGAAGCGCAGCGTTTGTATCGGGTTCTTAACACCCGTCTTGAGGGGCGTGACTACGTCGTGGGTGAGGGCAGAGGTCATTACACCATCGCCGATATGTCGATGTTTCCTTGGATTGCCCGTCACGACTGGCAGGAAATTGACCTTAAGGATTATCCAAACGTACGCGATTGGTATTTGCGCATCGTGGATCGTCCCGCAGTACAAAAGGGCTACCACATTCCTAAATATACGACCGATATCCCCATGCCGTAAGTGGCATCAGAACGGAGTGTTTGGGGGCGCAGTAATGCGCCCCTTTTTCGTTCACGTCGTCCCGCCAAGCCTGGAAAAGCCGACCGATATGATCTCGAGGCACCGATTCCCATATCGGTTAATCCGCGACCAGCCTAGCGGAACCTGAAGATTGCCCGCAGTAAATGCGTTATCTTTTCAAATACTTACTGGTGGATTTTGCCGCTTCGTATGTATGTGATCTCGACAGGTGTTTACAAAGCTAATTTGGTGTGCCCAACTCGCC
This Octadecabacter temperatus DNA region includes the following protein-coding sequences:
- a CDS encoding glutathione S-transferase family protein, with the protein product MIDLYTWTTPNGRKVSILLEELGIPYTAHPVDISKDEQFDPDFLKIAPNNRIPAIVDQDNGMSLMETGAIMLYLANKHKQFTCEGDEYWRMVEWLMWQMGGLGPMLGQVHHFVKYNKGKSEYGEQRYSTEAQRLYRVLNTRLEGRDYVVGEGRGHYTIADMSMFPWIARHDWQEIDLKDYPNVRDWYLRIVDRPAVQKGYHIPKYTTDIPMP
- a CDS encoding zinc-dependent alcohol dehydrogenase → MTRETPEWKAVKTSPNMPLPNEMKAWVLGDPEELTLTEKVIPAPGKAEALVRIDAVAICATDLEILKYGTPALIEGGAPFNKNYTPGHEYMGTIAALGPGVDEFEIGDRVTVEIHAGCGQCKRCRMGMYTSCHNYGKNYGDVDKGHRANGFTTDGGFAQYAVNNINTMIRVPDDMSDEEATLVVTAGTSMYGLTELGGLVAGESVVVIGPGPIGLLAVAVAKSLGASPVILVGTRENRNEIGRKLGADYVIDARNEDVVARVMELTGKGADYVVDCAGNETTTNQAVKMTNRGGRICLAAFPKEPVKFDLGYLAVNNIYLYGIRGEGRSATHRAMAFMAEKRFDARLVHTHTFSMEELPTALKYARERIDDAIKVVVSMGNGPKDPKTVK